The DNA segment TGAAGGAAGTCACTGTCGAGGGCAATATGCTGTCAGTGCTTAAGGTGGCTGGCACCATCGAAAAATTCCTCCAGGATTTTCCACTCAACCCTCAGGACCTGATTAAAAGTCAACAAGAAAGCTTGATTTAGTTATTGCTGAAATGGCATCCCGTAAGCCACAATAAGGTCAAAACAAATGAAACTCAGTTATATGGTGCAAGGTCTCACACTGGCACTACTGGTAACAACCAATTTAAGTTGCAGCGCTGGCGCCTGGAAAGAATTCAAAGATCCCGCTGGCGAGTTTAGCGTCGCTATGCCAAGCCCGGTCACTCTCACCGAGCGCGAACCGGGATTACCAGCTTACGATGCCAGAGAAGGTGCAGTTGACTATAGAGTCAGTGTCAATGAACGCTCCAGCCTCGAAGAAAAGGCCGAAATAGAAGTCTACTGCAACACCTTTGCCGACAGCTTTGAGAAGAATATGAAAGACCAGAACTTCCCTGTGAAGAGGGCGGTCGCTGAAGAAGTAGCAGGACCAAACTGGAAAGGCAAACTCTACCAGTTTGATAAAACCGATGGCTCAAGTACCACCATCGAAATCTGTGTTGAACCAAAACACAATATTATTCTCTATGCTTTTGGTGCCAGCCGCAACGATCCACAAGCAATCAAGTTCTTCAGCTCTTTTAAGGTCAAATAAAGCACTCACGACAATTTCACTGATCTCATATTAGCCTGGTGCTGGTGTTCACCACTTAAACAGCAGCGCAAGATACTACAGGGATAAAATGATGGAAGCAAAAGATGATTTTGAGAGCGCAATTTTTGATATTCCTGAACCAAAGCCAGATCCCTACGCCGAAGCAGGGCGAGCGCTCTTTGAAGCGGCCCAGGAAACTTACGGAAGAAACTTTGTCGATCCTTCAAAAATAGACAAAATTTTGGACAAGGCCGGCGATGCTTGCCAGGTACGCAATGTGGCCAGAGCTGCCTCTCAAATCTACGACCCAGCAGCCGGCCCGCTCAGGTTTTCGTTTGAAGTGAACAAAGCTCGCAATGAAGAGACACTAGTAATAGATAAAGTTGGTCGAAGCCATAACCTCAATATCCACAAGTACACACAATCGCCTTATTGTAGCGACTGATCCAAAAACTTTTTAGGCTCACTAAAAGGTCAAATAACTCAGGCTTTGACGGCTGCGTTGGACTTCATTGCCGAGAGCAAATTAGCCATCTCAATAGCACCGACAGCGGCTTCGGCGCCTTTGTTGCCAGCCTTGGTGCCAGCACGCTCAATTGCTTGCTCGATAGAGTCCACAGTCAATATGCCATTGATCACAGGCACTCCAGTCTCAAGAGCGACACTGGATAGACCGCTAGCACTCTGTCCGGCGACAAAATCAAAGTGTGCAGTAGCACCACGGATAACCGCACCAAGAGCGATTACAGCGTCATAGCGACCAGTCTGAGCGGCTTGCTTAACCACCAGGGGCACTTCAAAAGCACCAGGGCACCACATCACATCAACATCGCCAATATCTGCGCCATGACGCTTGAGGGCATCAGTAGCACCAGACAGCAATTCTTTGGTGATAAAGTCATTAAAGCGAGCAACCACAATGGCAAATTTTAGCCCGGTACCAATAAGTCTGCCTTCGATGATTTCTGGTTGACCCTTAGACATTAGTCTTCACTCCCTTTGGCTTTTTTCCTGTTTGTGTTGTGTTACTTGCACTGCCATCGCCGTCTATTTTGCCCAGCTCAAGCCAGTGCCCGAGTTTTTCTTTTTTAGTGAGCAGATAATTCATATTGTGACTGTTGCAGGCAGGCGGCATCTGTACCCGGTCGGTGACAGTGAGACCGTAGCCTTCCAGTCCAACAAT comes from the Candidatus Obscuribacter sp. genome and includes:
- a CDS encoding 6,7-dimethyl-8-ribityllumazine synthase, translating into MSKGQPEIIEGRLIGTGLKFAIVVARFNDFITKELLSGATDALKRHGADIGDVDVMWCPGAFEVPLVVKQAAQTGRYDAVIALGAVIRGATAHFDFVAGQSASGLSSVALETGVPVINGILTVDSIEQAIERAGTKAGNKGAEAAVGAIEMANLLSAMKSNAAVKA